A region of Rhodoferax potami DNA encodes the following proteins:
- a CDS encoding sensor histidine kinase encodes MTIPASKLLESLEAQIAALRAENESLQQQVVAQLSGARQWMIRRTTEMQQDNEEQKRAETMQRVFYRIAERATAGLSFHDFLQVVHQLLRELMFADNFYVALHNHDLGVVDFPYYVDERDGDEMQRYGVPYKKGMTEYLLELQQPLLMDTARFKALRKAGHMSEASGDLTFASWLGVPMQIHGRTSGVLVVQAYSDDVIYNDEDVKILGFFANHVSAAIERYQTIEELRKSEARYRSVIENVGVGVVVVQNGHMVFVNPSMERIVGHTTEALMAMPFTGSIHPDDVPTVVERHQRRLRGEPVEENYSFRVITARGEVRTLDLSAVLIQWGQRDATLLFVVDVTARVRAEADQKRALQQQIELNDLKSRFISVASHEFRTPLATIHGSVELLSHYEARMSTEQKRLTLKKIDDAVARMAHMLENVLVIGQSAAGRLQFKPQASAIASFCRSLVDELRSTMPDAFQNIQMTLDLPHESLRFELDESLIRNIVGNLLSNAVKYSPDGGAVTLRVKPVQATKLLIEVSDQGIGIPPADQPNLFESFHRASNVGNIAGTGLGLSIVRDAVECHRGTISLHSAAGQGSCFTVMLEAPPADTGNT; translated from the coding sequence ATGACCATTCCGGCCTCCAAGTTACTGGAATCGCTGGAGGCACAAATCGCCGCGCTGCGTGCGGAAAACGAATCCTTGCAACAGCAAGTGGTTGCCCAGCTGAGTGGGGCACGCCAGTGGATGATCCGGCGCACCACAGAGATGCAGCAGGACAACGAAGAACAAAAGCGGGCCGAGACCATGCAACGGGTGTTCTACCGGATTGCAGAGCGTGCAACCGCCGGCCTGTCGTTTCACGATTTCCTGCAAGTGGTGCACCAGCTGCTGCGCGAGTTGATGTTTGCCGACAACTTCTATGTCGCCCTGCACAACCACGACCTCGGGGTGGTGGACTTTCCTTACTACGTGGATGAGCGGGATGGCGACGAAATGCAGCGCTACGGCGTGCCCTACAAAAAAGGCATGACGGAATACTTGCTGGAGCTGCAGCAGCCCTTGCTGATGGACACGGCACGCTTTAAGGCCCTGCGCAAGGCGGGCCATATGTCAGAGGCCAGCGGAGACTTGACCTTCGCCTCTTGGCTCGGCGTACCGATGCAAATTCACGGCCGGACCTCCGGTGTATTGGTCGTGCAGGCGTATAGCGACGACGTCATTTACAACGACGAGGATGTGAAAATCCTCGGGTTTTTCGCGAACCACGTCAGTGCCGCCATCGAGCGCTACCAGACTATTGAGGAGCTGCGCAAATCAGAGGCGCGCTACCGCTCGGTGATTGAAAACGTGGGGGTGGGTGTGGTCGTCGTGCAAAACGGTCACATGGTGTTTGTCAACCCGAGCATGGAGCGGATCGTGGGTCACACCACCGAGGCCCTGATGGCCATGCCCTTCACCGGCAGCATCCACCCGGACGACGTACCCACTGTCGTTGAGCGGCACCAGCGGCGCCTGCGTGGCGAACCGGTGGAAGAAAACTACAGCTTCCGGGTCATTACCGCCCGGGGCGAGGTGCGCACCCTCGATCTTTCCGCGGTGTTGATTCAGTGGGGGCAACGGGATGCCACCTTGCTATTTGTCGTCGATGTCACCGCGCGGGTGCGCGCAGAGGCGGACCAAAAGCGGGCTTTGCAGCAGCAAATTGAGCTGAACGACCTCAAAAGCCGATTCATTTCGGTGGCGTCGCACGAATTCCGCACGCCACTGGCCACTATCCACGGCTCGGTGGAGTTGCTGAGCCACTACGAAGCCCGCATGAGCACTGAGCAGAAGCGGCTCACCCTGAAGAAAATTGATGATGCGGTGGCGCGTATGGCGCACATGCTGGAGAACGTCTTGGTCATCGGCCAGTCGGCAGCCGGGCGTTTGCAATTCAAGCCACAGGCCTCCGCGATTGCCAGCTTTTGCAGGAGCCTGGTGGACGAACTCCGCAGCACCATGCCGGATGCCTTTCAAAACATACAGATGACACTGGACCTGCCACACGAGAGCCTGCGGTTTGAGCTAGACGAAAGCCTGATCCGCAATATCGTGGGCAACCTGTTGTCCAACGCGGTCAAATACTCACCCGATGGTGGCGCAGTCACCTTGCGGGTGAAGCCAGTGCAAGCCACCAAGCTGCTGATTGAGGTGTCCGACCAGGGTATCGGCATACCGCCCGCGGACCAACCCAATTTGTTTGAAAGTTTTCACCGCGCCAGCAATGTCGGCAACATCGCCGGAACCGGCCTCGGTCTCTCGATTGTCCGGGACGCGGTGGAATGCCACCGCGGTACCATCAGTCTGCACAGCGCGGCGGGGCAAGGCAGTTGCTTCACCGTGATGCTCGAAGCCCCACCAGCTGATACCGGGAATACGTGA
- a CDS encoding putative bifunctional diguanylate cyclase/phosphodiesterase encodes MHILIAEDEPSLRENLQWMLELEGYEVTAAADGRVALAAALAHRPDLVLTDVMMPELDGFGLIKALRSHPATATLPVIMLTARADRSDTRTGMNLGADDYLTKPCRREELLAAISARLERSRIQQLAAQRLQTEAQQAMQIDTLTGLPGRDLFEEQLDHAVSTCETVALLCFGLDGFSKINESLGTGVGDLVLREVGKRLQQCIRGSVSSHPHDVVGRLGGDQFAVCVTGLPDACSLAGFATVALSALAQPYRVSGHTLFLTASAGGSTYPAQADSVHALLLNAESALHHAKPDGPGMYAYFDSAMNRRVARTLLIHNELHSALHAGDLELYYQPQIRIATGKVVGFEALLRWHHATLGAIPPSEFIPIAEQSGIIVQVGEWVLRTAAQQAARWIAQGHQGFRIAVNISARQFVGQNLPELVGRILKETGIPPSALELEVTESLALHNVANTLATLHECKALGVHLAMDDFGTGYSSLSYLKRYPLDTLKIDQSFVRNIPHDLGDVAITRAIVAMAQSFGLSLVAEGVETPEQLAYLRELGCDDAQGYLFSPAVPAPQAERFFTEQQNTALPA; translated from the coding sequence ATGCACATCTTGATCGCGGAAGACGAACCCTCCCTGCGGGAAAACCTGCAATGGATGCTCGAGCTAGAAGGCTACGAAGTCACCGCCGCAGCGGATGGCCGTGTGGCCTTAGCGGCCGCCTTGGCCCATCGCCCCGACCTGGTGCTGACCGACGTCATGATGCCGGAGCTCGACGGTTTCGGGCTCATCAAAGCATTGCGCAGCCACCCGGCCACTGCCACCCTGCCGGTGATCATGCTAACGGCCCGCGCCGACCGCAGCGACACCCGCACCGGCATGAATCTCGGGGCAGACGATTACCTCACCAAGCCCTGCCGCCGCGAAGAGCTACTGGCCGCCATCAGCGCCCGGCTGGAGCGCAGCCGTATCCAGCAACTGGCTGCGCAACGCCTCCAAACCGAGGCTCAACAGGCCATGCAAATCGACACCCTGACCGGACTCCCCGGGCGGGACTTGTTTGAAGAGCAACTCGATCACGCGGTCAGCACCTGCGAAACCGTGGCCTTGCTCTGCTTCGGGCTGGACGGTTTTTCAAAAATCAACGAATCCCTGGGCACCGGAGTCGGCGATCTTGTGTTGCGCGAGGTCGGCAAACGGCTGCAGCAGTGCATCCGCGGTTCGGTGTCCAGCCACCCGCATGATGTGGTCGGCCGGCTCGGCGGAGACCAGTTCGCGGTGTGCGTTACCGGCTTGCCGGATGCCTGCTCTTTGGCTGGCTTTGCCACCGTGGCCTTGAGCGCATTGGCGCAGCCCTATCGGGTATCCGGACACACCCTGTTTCTGACCGCCAGCGCCGGTGGAAGCACCTACCCGGCACAGGCCGACAGCGTGCACGCGCTGCTGCTCAACGCAGAGTCCGCGCTCCACCACGCCAAGCCGGACGGCCCGGGCATGTACGCCTACTTTGACAGCGCCATGAACCGGCGGGTCGCGCGCACCTTGCTGATCCACAATGAGCTCCACAGCGCCCTGCATGCCGGTGACCTGGAGCTGTACTACCAGCCCCAGATCCGCATTGCGACCGGCAAAGTCGTGGGCTTCGAGGCGTTGCTGCGTTGGCACCATGCCACCTTGGGTGCGATACCGCCGAGCGAATTCATTCCGATTGCGGAACAAAGCGGAATCATCGTGCAGGTGGGTGAGTGGGTGTTGCGCACCGCCGCGCAACAAGCCGCGCGCTGGATAGCTCAGGGGCACCAAGGCTTCCGGATTGCGGTCAACATTTCGGCAAGGCAGTTTGTCGGGCAAAACCTGCCGGAACTGGTGGGCCGGATTCTGAAAGAAACCGGCATTCCGCCCAGCGCGCTGGAGCTGGAGGTGACCGAAAGCCTGGCCTTGCACAACGTGGCCAACACCCTGGCCACCCTGCACGAGTGCAAAGCCCTGGGCGTGCACCTCGCGATGGACGACTTCGGCACCGGGTACTCGAGCCTGTCGTACCTGAAACGCTACCCGCTCGACACCCTCAAAATCGACCAATCCTTTGTGCGCAACATCCCCCACGACTTGGGCGATGTGGCGATCACCCGGGCCATCGTGGCCATGGCACAGAGCTTCGGCCTGTCACTGGTGGCTGAAGGGGTGGAGACCCCCGAGCAGCTCGCTTATCTGCGCGAGCTGGGGTGCGATGACGCCCAAGGCTATTTGTTCAGCCCCGCGGTACCCGCCCCGCAGGCCGAGCGCTTTTTTACCGAGCAGCAAAACACCGCGCTACCGGCGTAA
- a CDS encoding undecaprenyl-diphosphate phosphatase produces the protein MDITLLIKAAIMGVVEGLTEFLPISSTGHLILAGSLLGFVDAKAKVFDIAIQTGAIFAVILVYWQKIRDTIVALPAERSAQRFALNVFIGFFPAVILGLLFGKAIKANLFTPAVVATTFIVGGFIILWAERRQSAGGTAVRVHNVDDMSPLDALKVGLVQCLAMVPGTSRSGATIIGGMLLGLSRKAATDFSFFLAIPTLIGAGAYSLYKERGLLSVADVPMFSVGLVFSFISAWLCVRWLLKFISTHSFVGFAYYRIVFGIVVLLTSWSGLVVWAE, from the coding sequence TTGGATATTACGTTGTTGATCAAGGCCGCCATCATGGGCGTGGTGGAAGGGCTGACCGAGTTTTTGCCGATTTCGAGCACCGGGCACCTGATTCTTGCGGGCTCGCTGTTGGGCTTTGTGGATGCCAAAGCCAAGGTGTTTGATATTGCGATCCAGACCGGTGCAATTTTTGCGGTGATTCTGGTCTATTGGCAAAAGATCCGCGACACCATCGTCGCCCTGCCGGCAGAGCGCTCGGCCCAGCGTTTTGCGCTGAATGTCTTTATCGGTTTCTTCCCTGCCGTCATTCTGGGCTTGCTGTTCGGCAAGGCCATCAAGGCGAATTTGTTCACGCCGGCGGTGGTGGCCACCACATTTATTGTGGGCGGCTTCATCATTCTGTGGGCGGAGCGCCGCCAAAGCGCAGGCGGCACCGCAGTGCGGGTGCACAACGTGGACGACATGAGCCCGCTGGACGCCCTGAAAGTGGGCTTGGTGCAGTGCCTGGCCATGGTACCCGGCACCAGCCGCAGCGGCGCGACCATCATTGGCGGCATGTTGCTGGGCTTGTCGCGCAAGGCGGCTACCGATTTTTCTTTCTTCCTCGCGATTCCGACCTTGATTGGCGCGGGTGCCTACAGCCTCTACAAAGAGCGTGGCCTGTTGTCGGTGGCGGATGTGCCGATGTTCAGCGTCGGGCTGGTGTTCTCATTCATCAGCGCGTGGTTGTGCGTGCGCTGGTTGCTCAAGTTCATCTCCACCCACAGCTTTGTCGGCTTCGCGTACTACCGGATTGTGTTCGGCATCGTGGTGCTGCTCACATCCTGGAGCGGGCTGGTGGTCTGGGCCGAGTAA
- a CDS encoding ABC transporter permease has translation MNFFAALRSAWRSLAANTLRSILTMLGIIIGVAAVITMIAVGRGATDRVQEQMKGLGSNIMLVLPGGVSQAGVRLGAQTRQRLTEEDAAAIGLEIPEVQVAAPTSRTSAQLVFGNTNWSSTVFGVNNDYLEARDWPMAAGRMFDAGELAGSAKVAWIGSTVARELFGDQDPIEQVVRVRNIPMTVIGVLAPKGQNSMGQDQDDVVMVPLGTLRNRIWGGDATSRLKRVGSISVKVREGQDMRAVEDSIKDLLRQRFKVQEGIEDPFVVRNLTEILQAQEESSRVMTLLLAAVAGISLLIGGIGIMNIMLVSVTERTREIGLRMAVGARGRDILAQFLIEAVTLSLLGGAIGVAFGALATWGVGHFAGWQVALSAGSVLLAVGFSAVVGVFFGYYPARRAAKLLPIQALRYE, from the coding sequence ATGAACTTTTTTGCGGCATTGCGCAGCGCATGGCGGTCGCTCGCGGCCAATACCTTGCGCAGCATCTTGACCATGCTGGGCATCATCATCGGGGTGGCGGCAGTGATCACCATGATTGCGGTCGGCCGGGGCGCGACTGACCGGGTGCAGGAGCAAATGAAGGGGCTGGGCTCCAACATCATGCTGGTGCTGCCCGGCGGTGTGTCGCAGGCGGGGGTGCGCCTGGGCGCACAAACCCGCCAGCGCCTGACCGAAGAAGACGCTGCGGCCATTGGCCTCGAAATTCCCGAAGTGCAGGTGGCCGCACCCACCTCGCGCACCAGTGCCCAGCTGGTGTTTGGCAATACCAACTGGAGTTCAACCGTTTTCGGGGTGAACAACGACTACCTCGAGGCGCGCGACTGGCCTATGGCTGCCGGCCGCATGTTTGATGCCGGTGAACTGGCGGGCTCGGCCAAAGTGGCCTGGATCGGCAGCACCGTGGCCCGCGAGCTGTTCGGAGATCAGGACCCGATCGAGCAGGTGGTGCGGGTGCGCAACATCCCGATGACGGTGATCGGCGTGTTGGCGCCCAAGGGCCAGAACTCGATGGGCCAGGACCAGGACGACGTAGTCATGGTGCCGCTGGGCACTTTGCGCAACCGCATCTGGGGCGGCGACGCGACCAGCCGGCTGAAGCGGGTGGGAAGCATCAGCGTGAAGGTGCGTGAAGGGCAGGACATGCGGGCGGTGGAAGACAGCATCAAAGACCTGCTGCGCCAGCGCTTCAAGGTGCAAGAGGGCATTGAAGACCCGTTTGTGGTGCGCAACCTCACCGAGATTTTGCAGGCCCAGGAAGAAAGCAGCCGTGTGATGACGCTGCTGTTGGCGGCGGTGGCGGGCATCAGCTTGCTGATTGGCGGCATTGGCATCATGAACATCATGCTGGTCAGCGTGACCGAGCGCACCCGCGAGATCGGGCTGCGCATGGCAGTGGGAGCCCGGGGGCGGGACATCCTGGCGCAGTTCTTGATTGAAGCCGTCACGCTGAGCTTGTTGGGTGGCGCCATCGGGGTCGCGTTCGGGGCGCTGGCCACCTGGGGGGTGGGACACTTCGCGGGGTGGCAGGTGGCGTTGAGTGCAGGCTCGGTGCTGCTGGCGGTGGGGTTCTCGGCGGTGGTGGGGGTCTTTTTTGGCTACTACCCGGCGCGGCGCGCGGCCAAGCTGCTGCCGATCCAGGCCCTGCGCTACGAGTAG
- a CDS encoding ABC transporter ATP-binding protein, with amino-acid sequence MLISARELTKTYAMGDQTVHALRGVSLDIAEGEMVAIMGTSGSGKSTLMNILGCLDQPGSGSYLLAGEAVQDMRPDALASIRNRRIGFVFQQFNLLARTSALENVELPMVYAGVKAPERHARALEALQRVGLGERAHHTPAELSGGQQQRVAIARALVNRPQLILADEPTGALDSETSEDIMRLLTDLNRQGMTVVLVTHEPDIAAWARRKLVFKDGRMVEDTLQAGAEGESNAAGPPQGVRAPVGGSDPQSGGAWGL; translated from the coding sequence ATGCTGATATCGGCCCGCGAACTGACCAAGACCTACGCCATGGGCGACCAGACGGTGCACGCCCTGCGCGGCGTGTCGCTGGACATTGCCGAGGGCGAGATGGTGGCCATCATGGGCACCTCGGGGTCCGGCAAATCTACCTTGATGAATATTTTGGGCTGCCTGGACCAGCCCGGCAGCGGTAGCTACCTGCTGGCGGGCGAGGCGGTGCAAGACATGAGGCCCGACGCGCTGGCCTCGATCCGCAACAGGCGTATCGGCTTTGTATTCCAGCAGTTCAACCTGCTTGCCCGCACCAGTGCGCTCGAAAACGTGGAGCTGCCCATGGTGTATGCCGGCGTCAAAGCGCCGGAGCGCCACGCCCGCGCTCTGGAGGCGCTGCAGCGCGTGGGCTTGGGCGAGCGGGCCCACCACACGCCGGCCGAGTTGTCGGGCGGGCAGCAGCAGCGCGTTGCCATTGCGCGTGCGCTGGTGAACCGACCGCAACTCATCTTGGCCGACGAGCCCACCGGCGCGCTGGACTCGGAAACAAGCGAAGACATCATGCGCCTGCTGACTGATCTCAACCGCCAAGGCATGACGGTAGTGCTGGTAACCCATGAGCCCGACATCGCCGCCTGGGCCCGCCGCAAACTGGTTTTCAAAGACGGCCGCATGGTGGAAGATACCTTGCAAGCGGGGGCCGAGGGAGAGTCGAACGCCGCCGGGCCGCCCCAAGGCGTGAGGGCCCCCGTGGGGGGCAGCGACCCGCAAAGCGGTGGAGCGTGGGGGCTATGA
- a CDS encoding efflux RND transporter periplasmic adaptor subunit — translation MNTKRIGAAVALVAALGAGSWWWVQQQNGGKVEYRTATVSRGNLQATVAASGAVSPVAQVSVGTQVSGQIRDVLVDFNSEVKAGQLIAQIDPETFEYRVRSAQADVDAARAAVLTAQANALAAQTQVSRAQVDLDEARRDSDRKKSLADQQFIAASEADKARALVNTSLEAMKSVQAQVGVAQAQVKTAQANVAQREAALAQARIDLARTRITSPVNGIVIKRTIERGQTVASSLQAPELFVIAQNLSDMQVEAAIDESDVGRLKTGQRASFTVDAFPGQTFEGSIRQVRKAATNVANVVTYVAIVGFKNEGGKLLPGMTANVRIITDQRDKALKVPNAALRMRIEGVDAPAGGRGQGRGRVYTLAADGKPQAVAVRIGVSDGSATEVLEGGEGSAGLAEGAEVITGLKNTSSAKAGGRGPRSPF, via the coding sequence ATGAATACAAAACGCATAGGCGCTGCCGTGGCGCTGGTAGCTGCCTTGGGAGCCGGCAGCTGGTGGTGGGTGCAGCAACAGAATGGCGGCAAAGTCGAGTACCGCACTGCGACGGTGAGTCGCGGCAATCTGCAAGCCACCGTGGCGGCCAGTGGCGCCGTCAGCCCCGTGGCGCAGGTGAGTGTGGGCACCCAGGTGAGCGGCCAGATCCGCGATGTGCTGGTGGACTTCAACAGCGAGGTCAAAGCCGGCCAGCTGATCGCCCAGATCGACCCCGAGACGTTTGAATACCGGGTGCGCAGCGCCCAAGCCGATGTCGATGCCGCCCGCGCCGCGGTGCTGACCGCCCAGGCCAACGCGCTGGCCGCACAAACCCAGGTGTCGCGCGCGCAGGTGGACTTGGACGAGGCCCGCCGCGACTCTGACCGCAAAAAGAGCCTGGCCGACCAGCAGTTCATTGCCGCCAGCGAGGCCGACAAGGCCCGCGCTTTGGTGAATACCAGCCTGGAGGCCATGAAGAGCGTGCAGGCCCAGGTGGGCGTGGCCCAAGCCCAGGTCAAAACGGCGCAGGCCAATGTGGCCCAGCGCGAGGCGGCACTGGCGCAAGCGCGTATCGATCTGGCCCGCACCCGAATTACCTCGCCGGTGAACGGCATTGTGATCAAGCGTACCATTGAGCGCGGCCAAACGGTGGCGAGCAGTCTGCAGGCGCCCGAGTTGTTTGTGATTGCCCAGAACCTGTCCGACATGCAGGTCGAAGCCGCGATTGACGAGAGCGATGTGGGCCGCCTCAAAACCGGCCAAAGAGCCAGTTTCACGGTCGATGCCTTTCCCGGCCAGACCTTTGAAGGCAGCATCCGCCAAGTGCGCAAGGCCGCCACCAATGTGGCCAATGTGGTGACCTATGTGGCCATCGTCGGTTTCAAAAACGAAGGCGGCAAGCTGTTGCCCGGCATGACGGCCAATGTGCGCATCATCACCGACCAGCGTGACAAAGCGCTCAAGGTGCCCAACGCCGCACTGCGCATGCGTATCGAGGGCGTGGACGCCCCGGCAGGCGGGCGCGGGCAGGGCCGGGGCCGGGTGTACACACTCGCCGCCGACGGCAAGCCGCAGGCGGTGGCGGTGCGCATCGGGGTGAGCGACGGCAGTGCGACCGAGGTGCTCGAAGGCGGCGAGGGTTCTGCTGGTCTGGCGGAGGGCGCTGAAGTGATCACGGGTCTCAAAAACACATCCTCTGCCAAAGCGGGCGGCAGAGGCCCGCGGTCGCCGTTTTGA
- a CDS encoding DUF2306 domain-containing protein produces MPLTPVIAVHLTAALAALVIGPLAIWARRGSTQRTRLHRAAGYAWVTMMLTTAISAMFIRDYQLPNWAGYTWIHLFVPVTLAGLFGAFRALVLHDIARHRKIMQGLYVGACLGAGAFTLLPGRYLGQMVWGQWFGLL; encoded by the coding sequence ATGCCACTCACACCCGTCATTGCTGTTCATTTGACCGCTGCACTCGCCGCACTGGTGATCGGGCCGCTGGCCATCTGGGCCCGGCGCGGCAGCACACAGCGCACCCGCTTGCACCGCGCGGCCGGCTACGCTTGGGTCACGATGATGCTGACTACCGCCATCAGCGCCATGTTTATCCGCGACTACCAGCTGCCCAACTGGGCCGGCTATACCTGGATCCATTTATTTGTGCCGGTCACGCTGGCCGGCCTGTTCGGTGCGTTCCGCGCACTGGTGCTTCACGATATTGCCCGCCACCGCAAGATCATGCAGGGCCTCTATGTCGGTGCCTGCCTGGGTGCGGGCGCCTTCACGTTGCTGCCCGGGCGCTACCTTGGCCAGATGGTCTGGGGCCAATGGTTCGGCCTTTTGTAA
- a CDS encoding 2TM domain-containing protein translates to MNAFTALSPADLERLARKRAGAKMGWYIHALVFVLVNAGLMLLAALQGLHWAVFPAAGWALGLAVHGAVVFIRLQRAGLFHSLLERERQALQAQRDPW, encoded by the coding sequence ATGAACGCATTCACCGCTCTCTCACCCGCCGACTTGGAGCGCCTAGCCCGCAAACGGGCGGGCGCCAAAATGGGGTGGTACATCCACGCCCTGGTGTTTGTCTTGGTCAACGCCGGGCTGATGTTGCTGGCAGCCTTGCAAGGCCTGCACTGGGCCGTGTTCCCTGCTGCGGGCTGGGCACTGGGCCTGGCGGTACACGGTGCGGTGGTGTTCATCCGCCTGCAACGGGCCGGCCTGTTTCACTCGCTGCTGGAGCGTGAGCGCCAAGCCCTGCAAGCCCAGCGCGACCCTTGGTAA
- a CDS encoding sensor histidine kinase, with protein sequence MRPLPPTALALRGLKVLILNTVIALGITLFDNHSFGLNLLYSHCIGICIWCYIEGANFFLVDNWQKHVSRLIFIVPVSVVLGYVSGHLLTDLILGTTSFQYWKQTPRMAWGMLFVSLVAGGTICWVFVSREQLAAERQNLEIARRQASEAQLKLLESQLEPHMLFNTLANLRALISLDPARAQTMLDHMIAYLRATLSASRAPAGGTRHTLADEFARLHDYLELMAIRMGPRLQFTLDLPDALRDHPVPPLLLQPLVENSIQHGLEPKVEGGRIRIAASADHGRLTLQVQDTGLGADPTRLQGQATPSPGHGFGLQQVRERLATTFGSEGAMLLVAAPGGGISASVTFPLKT encoded by the coding sequence ATGCGCCCCCTGCCCCCTACTGCTTTAGCCCTGCGCGGCCTCAAGGTGCTGATCCTCAACACCGTTATTGCGCTGGGCATCACGCTGTTTGACAACCACTCGTTCGGCCTCAACCTGCTGTATTCGCACTGCATCGGTATTTGCATCTGGTGCTACATCGAGGGTGCGAACTTCTTCTTGGTGGACAACTGGCAAAAGCATGTGTCCCGGCTGATCTTCATCGTGCCGGTGTCGGTGGTGCTGGGCTATGTGAGCGGCCATCTGCTAACCGATCTGATCCTAGGCACCACCTCGTTTCAATACTGGAAACAGACCCCCCGCATGGCTTGGGGCATGTTGTTTGTGAGCCTGGTGGCCGGCGGCACGATTTGCTGGGTGTTTGTGAGCCGGGAGCAACTCGCCGCCGAGCGGCAAAACCTCGAGATTGCCCGCCGTCAAGCCAGCGAGGCCCAGCTCAAGCTGCTCGAATCGCAGCTGGAGCCGCACATGCTGTTCAACACCCTGGCCAACCTCCGCGCCCTGATCAGCCTCGACCCGGCCCGGGCCCAAACCATGCTGGATCACATGATTGCCTACTTGCGGGCCACCCTCTCGGCCTCGCGCGCGCCGGCAGGCGGCACCCGCCACACCCTGGCCGATGAGTTTGCCCGCCTGCACGACTACCTAGAGCTCATGGCCATCCGCATGGGGCCCCGCCTGCAGTTCACCCTGGACCTGCCCGATGCCCTGCGCGACCACCCGGTGCCGCCCCTGCTGCTGCAACCCTTGGTGGAAAACAGCATCCAGCATGGCCTGGAGCCCAAGGTGGAAGGCGGCCGCATCCGCATCGCCGCCAGCGCAGACCACGGGCGCTTAACTTTGCAGGTGCAAGACACCGGCTTGGGCGCAGACCCGACCCGCCTGCAAGGCCAAGCCACGCCCTCACCCGGCCACGGCTTTGGCTTGCAACAGGTGCGCGAGCGGCTGGCGACTACCTTCGGGAGCGAGGGCGCTATGCTTTTAGTAGCAGCACCCGGAGGCGGAATAAGCGCCAGTGTCACTTTCCCTCTCAAAACCTGA
- a CDS encoding LytR/AlgR family response regulator transcription factor — protein sequence MTVATALIAEDEPLLAMALQAELARAWPALQVLRTVGDGASAVQAALELAPQVLFFDIRMPGLSGLDAALELAELWPPAHAPHQPFPALVFVTAYDQYAVQAFEAQAMDYLLKPVQAARLQKTMSKLQQALIEPARTAPETIANPVTDATLEATLHQLRGLLEHNARVTGNGMSTPPALPRLQVLQASVGQQIHMVAVSEVLVFEAADKYLRVLTADREYLLRTPLKDLLTQLDPDEFWQIHRGTVVRASAIAVVHRDDAGKLSLTLRERHDKLPVSRLYAHRFKAM from the coding sequence ATGACCGTTGCGACCGCACTGATAGCTGAAGACGAGCCCCTGCTGGCTATGGCCCTGCAGGCCGAGCTGGCCCGCGCCTGGCCCGCGCTGCAGGTGCTGCGCACCGTGGGCGATGGCGCATCCGCTGTGCAGGCTGCGCTGGAGCTGGCACCCCAGGTGCTGTTTTTTGACATCCGCATGCCCGGCCTGAGCGGGCTGGACGCCGCCCTCGAGCTGGCCGAACTCTGGCCCCCGGCCCATGCGCCGCACCAGCCCTTCCCCGCGCTGGTGTTTGTGACCGCCTACGACCAATACGCGGTGCAAGCCTTTGAAGCGCAGGCCATGGACTACCTGCTCAAGCCGGTACAGGCCGCGCGCTTGCAAAAAACCATGTCAAAACTGCAGCAGGCGCTCATAGAACCTGCGCGTACCGCTCCTGAAACAATAGCAAACCCAGTAACTGATGCCACCCTAGAAGCCACGCTACACCAACTGCGCGGCCTGCTGGAGCACAACGCCCGGGTCACCGGCAACGGCATGAGCACCCCGCCTGCCCTGCCTCGCCTGCAGGTGCTGCAGGCCAGCGTGGGGCAACAGATTCACATGGTCGCTGTGAGCGAGGTGCTGGTGTTCGAGGCGGCCGACAAGTACCTGCGGGTCCTGACTGCCGACCGCGAATACCTGCTGCGCACCCCCCTCAAAGATCTGCTCACCCAGCTCGACCCAGACGAGTTCTGGCAGATCCACCGCGGCACTGTGGTGCGGGCTAGCGCAATTGCAGTCGTGCACCGCGACGACGCGGGCAAGCTCTCGCTCACCTTGCGCGAGCGCCATGACAAACTGCCGGTCAGCCGTCTCTACGCCCACCGCTTCAAAGCCATGTAG